From the genome of Triticum aestivum cultivar Chinese Spring chromosome 3B, IWGSC CS RefSeq v2.1, whole genome shotgun sequence, one region includes:
- the LOC100415832 gene encoding protein DEHYDRATION-INDUCED 19 homolog 3 isoform X1 — protein MDSEHWISRLAAAKRFYAAQLGHIDDMAGMGMEEVDMDMEDDGEMDMEMEMQMEEARWPEVACPYCYEDYDLGSLCVHLEEDHPYEPHPAPCPICSEKITRDMLNHITMHHGYLFKNGSRLRRFVIPERRALSLLSRDLRDAHLQALLGGGHSHRSRNTTTATTNIYADPLLSSFGLGFATSDAEEPLKSSVPVLDDTSILKEAPPQPWESSIDSSLTSEEREQKRKQATSRATFVQDLVLSTLFGDD, from the exons ATGGACTCGGAGCACTGGAtctcgcgcctcgccgccgccaagcGCTTCTACGCCGCGCAGCTCGGCCACATCGACG ATATGGCGGGGATGGGGATGGAGGAAGTGGACATGGACATGGAAGACGACGGGGAGATGGACATGGAGATGGAGATGCAGATGGAGGAGGCCAGATGGCCGGAGGTCGCCTGCCCCTACTGCTACGAGGACTACGACCTCGGCTCCCTCTGCGTCCACCTCGAGGAGGACCACCCCTACGAGCCACACCCCGCG CCTTGCCCCATCTGCTCTGAAAAGATTACAAGAGATATGCTAAATCATATCACCATGCATCATGGTTACTTGTTCAAG AATGGCAGCCGGTTGCGCAGATTCGTTATTCCCGAGCGCCGTGCACTTTCTTTACTGAGCCGAGATCTACGTGATGCTCATTTGCAGGCGCTTCTAGGAGGCGGTCATAGTCATAGGTCAAGGAACACCACCACCGCCACTACAAATATTTATGCTGATCCACTGCTTTCATCGTTTGGCCTGGGTTTTGCAACATCAGATGCCGAAGAACCATTGAAATCATCTGTTCCGGTTCTCGATGATACTTCAATTCTTAAGGAGGCACCTCCTCAACCTTGGGAATCAAG TATTGACTCGTCCCTCACAAGTGAGGAAAGGGAACAAAAGCGGAAACAAGCCACAAGCAGGGCGACCTTTGTGCAAGACCTGGTCCTCTCCACTTTATTTGGAGACGACTGA
- the LOC100415832 gene encoding protein DEHYDRATION-INDUCED 19 homolog 3 isoform X2 encodes MDSEHWISRLAAAKRFYAAQLGHIDDMAGMGMEEVDMDMEDDGEMDMEMEMQMEEARWPEVACPYCYEDYDLGSLCVHLEEDHPYEPHPAPCPICSEKITRDMLNHITMHHGYLFKALLGGGHSHRSRNTTTATTNIYADPLLSSFGLGFATSDAEEPLKSSVPVLDDTSILKEAPPQPWESSIDSSLTSEEREQKRKQATSRATFVQDLVLSTLFGDD; translated from the exons ATGGACTCGGAGCACTGGAtctcgcgcctcgccgccgccaagcGCTTCTACGCCGCGCAGCTCGGCCACATCGACG ATATGGCGGGGATGGGGATGGAGGAAGTGGACATGGACATGGAAGACGACGGGGAGATGGACATGGAGATGGAGATGCAGATGGAGGAGGCCAGATGGCCGGAGGTCGCCTGCCCCTACTGCTACGAGGACTACGACCTCGGCTCCCTCTGCGTCCACCTCGAGGAGGACCACCCCTACGAGCCACACCCCGCG CCTTGCCCCATCTGCTCTGAAAAGATTACAAGAGATATGCTAAATCATATCACCATGCATCATGGTTACTTGTTCAAG GCGCTTCTAGGAGGCGGTCATAGTCATAGGTCAAGGAACACCACCACCGCCACTACAAATATTTATGCTGATCCACTGCTTTCATCGTTTGGCCTGGGTTTTGCAACATCAGATGCCGAAGAACCATTGAAATCATCTGTTCCGGTTCTCGATGATACTTCAATTCTTAAGGAGGCACCTCCTCAACCTTGGGAATCAAG TATTGACTCGTCCCTCACAAGTGAGGAAAGGGAACAAAAGCGGAAACAAGCCACAAGCAGGGCGACCTTTGTGCAAGACCTGGTCCTCTCCACTTTATTTGGAGACGACTGA